The DNA sequence GGTCACAGCGACAGCGTTCTCGCCCGGCACGAGTTCTCCGGCGTGAACAACGCCGTGGAGGTCGACGAGGGTGCAGCTGATCGTCGTTTCGTAGACGCCGTTAACGAGCGCGACGTCTCCCATGATTGAGATGACTTCGGTGCCTGGACCGTCGACGTGGGTGACTCCGCCGGTGCTCCGGTCGAAGAAGGTGGCGCCGACGAGGCTGCCAAGACCGCCGCGGACGACAGCTGAGGTGAATCCGTTCTCCTCGCAGAGGAAGACGATCGCTGTCGTGAGGTCTTCGTTCGGGCGCACCCGAGCTACCACCGTCTCGAGATAGCCGGTTTCAGCGAGTTGGTTGGGCATGGGGTTCCTCTCGTCGATGGATGGGGTGAACACGGGCATTCGCGTTTCGGGATCGTCGGCGCTTGTCCACCGTGCGCCGTAGATTCCATAGATGGCAGCGTGGGGAGCGGGGCTTCCGGATGCGGTCTCTGGCCACAGGTGGCCCCCGAGTTGCTGCTGGTTTTCATCGATCCACATGCAGTGGCTGTGGATGAACGGCTCGTTGTCGCGCAGCCCGACGGTCACGGCGCCATAAACGAGTTCGGCGTGCTCTACGCTTCGCGCCTCCGAGAAGCTGACTGCTCGCTCACTGTCGGCGCCAGCAGGAACGCAGTAGCTCACGGGGGTGTAGCTTCCGGAGAACAGTTCTACGTAGCCGCTATCGGTGCCCATTTCACGCAGCAGCTCGGTGAGTTCTTCGAGAACGTTTCGACCGGGGGTGAGAGTGGTGAGCCGTCCGCGCGAGCGCGTGGGTACGGAGATGATGCGGGGACTGAGGGTCTCGCCGTGGTGCTTCAATACTTCCATTGGTGCCGCCTTGTCAGCTTGTGGCTTCGGTGTCTCCTTTCCTTGGTAAGGAGGGGAGACGACCTTTGGTAATACCAGCAGTTGTTGTGCTGATTTCCTAGATATTTAGTTGTTCTATCAGCCGATAGCTGTTCCGCCATCGACCTTCAGGGTGTCCCCTGTGACGAAGCCAGAACTGGGTGATGCAAGGTAGGCCACCGCTGTCGCGATGTCCTCCGGTGTACCCATGCGTTTGATCGCATGAGTGTCGAGCGAATAGTTGGTGCTCTCGGTCATGGGAGTCGAAATCGGGCCAGGCGCCACGGTGTTGCTTGTGATGCCCAAGACCCCGACCTCTTTAGCTACCCACTTGGTGAACGCGATGATGCCGCCCTTGGAAGCTGCATACGCGGGGCCCGACCGGTTGGAGCCATCCCCGCTCGCAAACGGGCCACCCATGATTCCCGAGATGGAGCTGATGTTGATGATCCGACCGAACGCCTGTTCCTTCATGTACGGGTAGATCGCTGCCTGCGTGAAAAGAAACGTGCCGCGAAGGTTCGTTTCAATATCGCGTTCCCAGGTTTCGTCATCCATCGTTTCGAGATCGACACGTCCGCACGTTCCGGCATTGTTGACCAGGATGTCGAGTGATCCGAACTGCTCCACAACAGAGTCAACGCAAGCGCGAACCTGTGCGCGATCTCTCACATCCACGATCGCGCTGGCGACGCGAACGTCGCCGTTGGTGGCGGCCGAGATCTCCTCGACCGCTTCAGCACCATCAGTCACGTCGACCAGCATCACGTGCGAGCCGCGTTCTGCCAGAGTCCGCGCGATAGCGCGGCCGATGCCGCGTGCGGCGCCAGTGACCAGGCTGACTCGACCTTCTAGATCCTTGTCCATCACAATTCAGCCTCCCCTACATTCCCATAAGGTCTGGTAGTCCCGTGCTGAGCACCGGTATGAAGGTCAGCAACATCAAGACCGTGAGGCTGGCTACGAGGAAGGGCCAAATGCCCTTCACTGCTTCGCCGAAGGGAACTTGCGCTATTCCGGCCGCCACGAAGAGGTCGATACCGACCGGGGGAGTTACGAGCCCGATCGCCAAGTTGATCGTCATAACGACACCGATTGTGGTGATGTCCATTCCCAGTTCCAGCATGACCGGAACAAAGAGCGGGATAAAGAGGTAGAACGCCGAAACAGCATCGAGGAACATTCCTGCGATGAGCAACATGATGTTGATCAACAGGATGATGACCACCACGTTGTCCGTCAGTGCGAGCAAGGCATCTGTCACCTGGCTGGCGATCTGGTTTCGAGTAATGACGTAGGCGAAGATCGTGGCTGCCGAGATGATCAACATGATGCGGCCCGCTTGGATGCCGGCGGTGGTGAATACTCGGAACAGCCCAGAGAAGTTGAGCTTGCGAGTTACAAACACGCCGACGAGCAGCGCGTAGACGGAAGCAACGGCGGCGGACTCGGTCGGGGTGAAGATTCCGCCGTAGATTCCGCCGAGAATGATCACGGGAACGAGCAGGCCAGGAATGGCTCGCACAAACGCGCGGGCGATGACCGGCCCCGATGCTCGAGTTCGGCGTTGTCCGACCTGCACGTCATCTGGGTCAACGTCGGCGGTCATAAGAACCGTCGGATTGGCCGTGGTGTAGGTCGTGTCGCCGGTCGCCGTCAGCAGCAGTTTCTTGTTTCTGCGTCCGAGAGCCTTGTCGATGTGGTTCTTCGCGTTCGTTTTTGCCATCTCTGTTTCGACCGGCAGAAGGCGAGCCACGATGTAGAACGCAATGGCCATGAGGAGTCCGGGAACGATACCGGCCAAGAAGAGACGACCGATCGAGATGCGCTCATAGTCGCTCGCCACAACAGCGAACACGATGAAGGCGATGCTGGGAGGAATAACGATTCCCATTTCGCCAGCGCTGGCAACCAGGGCTGCGGCGTGACGCTTCTTGTAACCGTGTTTTGCGAGGGCAGGAATCAGGATCGCGCCGAGAGCTGCGACCGTGGCGGGTCCCGATCCGGAGATCGCTGAGAACAGAAGCGCGGCGAGGATCGTGGTGAGCGCGAGCCCACCCTTCTGGTGCCCCACCATGGCATCGGCAAGTTCGATAAGCCTGCCCGAGATGCCGGTGATTTCCATGATCACGCCGGCGAGGATAAAGAAGGGGATCGCGAGAAGCGTTTCTGACGACAGCGAGGCATACATGATTCCCGCAGTCGGGAACAAGGCATTGACTCCGTCTGCGACGACGATCGTGAGAAAAGCTGAGACTCCCATCGCGAATGCAACAGGAACACCGACGAGCAACAGGCCCAAAAATGAGCCGAAGAGTACGAGTTCAACCATGGGATCAGACTCCCTTGAGTTCTAGTGGCGCTTCGGTCTGCTTGTTGAGCAGCTCGCGCACGACGACCTGAACGGTCCGCAGCGCGCCGAGGGCAGCGCCGAATGGAAGCGACATGGAGAAGATCCACTGGGGGACTCCGAGCGCGAAGGTGAGTCGACCGGACTCCAGCTGCTTCATCGCCATGTCAAAGCCCAACCAGAGCAACAGCAGATAGAACGCCAGCATTGCGAGCGCGATGATCACAATGACTACCTTGCGCGGGATGCCGTGGGTCGAGTCCTTGAGGAGTGTAAAACCCGGGTGGGTGCCGAGACGCACTGCTGCGGCGGCCCCCACCAGGGTGAGCAGAACGGCCAGGTTAACGACCAGCTCTGCTGTGTACGCGATCGATGCGTGCAGCAAATAGCGGCTGACTACATTGAAAAACGCGAGGAGGGTGATGGCTGAGAACGCGACCGCAATGATCGTGTTCTCAGCCCCCGTAAGAATCTTGTCGAACATGGGAAGAGTGGACTATTCCGGGCGGACCGCAGCTAGCAGTTCGGGGGTCCACGCGTCGGTGAACTCGTCGTAGACCGGAGCCATTGCTTCGCTGAAGACGGCAAGCTGCGAGGCGGAGAGTTCCGAAACTGTCATGATTTCTGACATTTCTGCGAGCTGCTCGGCTTCACGGGCACGGTTTTCGCTCTTCTGAACTTCGTTTGCCTCAGCAGCAGCCATCTCGACCAGTGCCTTGTCGTCGTCGCTCAGAGCGTCGTACATGTCCTTGTTCATGCCCAAGATGAGCGGGTCGTAGATGTAGTTCCAGACCGACATGTAGTCCTGAACCTCGGTGAGGCCGTTGGAGTAGATGACGTCGTACGGGTTTTCTTGACCGTCGATCGTTCCGGTCTGCAGCGAGGTGAATACTTCGCTGAAGTTCATCGAGACGGGGTCAGCGCCGAGTTCCTTGAAGATGCTGAGGAAGAGGCTTGATCCTGGAACGCGGAACTTCAGACCGTCGAGGTCGGCGGGTTCGAGGATCTCATGCTTGCTGTTGGTGATCTGGCGGAAGCCGGACTCTCCAAAGCCGAGCAGCTGCACGTCGAACTCTGCGGAGAGTTCCTTGTACGCGTCGAGTGCGCCGCCTTCGATTGCGGCATCCGCGGTCTCGTAGCTGTCGTACAAGAAGGGAGCGTTGATCGTGCCGAAGCGGGGGTCGATTCCCGAGTAGATGATCGTCGAGTTATAGGAGAAAGCCTTGTCGCCGTTCATGAGCTGTTCGACGCCGGCCGCAGAATCTCCACCCGAAAGCTGTTCGTTCGTGAAGATGTTGACCTTGATGCGTCCGTCGCTCTCCTCGTCGAGGACTTCAGCGAAACGCTCTGCCCCGGCGTTCCAGCTGGACTTGTCGCTGACCGTGATGGTGAAGTCCCAGTCGTACGACGGCAAACCTGAGTCGCTGCCTGAGTCAGAAGACCCGGTGCTGCAGCCGGTAAGAACCAGGGCTAGCCCCAGTGTCGAAGCGGCGATTTTGACAAACTTCATTTCTCCTCCTTGAGTGTTGAAGCCAACCTGGCCAACCTCGTTTTTGAGGAGGGCCCGTGGTGGGGCGCCCGCTATTCACCAGTTCGATGGTTTCCGGTGCGCTGCGAACCATTATGCACGAATCTGGTAGTACCAGCGACATCGGTGCGAAATTGGGCCCGCCGTAACCTCAACGGGGGCTGGACAAACCTACGCGGTGGGGGCGCTGTGTGAGGCCCGGTTGTGGGTGAAATGTCAGTGGCCGAGGGTAGATTTAAAGAAAGTTGGCCGACACGCCGAGACACTACATCTGGGGTAATGACATGGGTGTCATTACCCATATATAGTGAAATCTCCGACAAACCGCCGGAAAACTTCTAGAAGACTTTTAAGGAGGATCGAATGGATAACGAAAACGACACCGTTGGCGGATATGCAATTCCCGTCGACCCAATGGATCTTCTGCAGTGCGACAGCTGCCAGTAAAAACTTACTGAGCTAACGCCTCTCAGAATTTCTGAAGCCCCGGCAGACCTCACGGTCACCGGGGCTTCACCCATTTAAGGGCCGCAACACAATCCGGCCGTAATCAACTGGCCGACAAACACAACCCCAATCTCACCCACGCACGCATCGCCAAGATTGCCTAAGCTGGACACCGTGCCAGTGAATAAAGAACTAGAAGGCCGGGTTTTCCCGCCAACGACCCCCTACCTCGTCGGGCGAGAAAAAGTACGCGAATTTGCGCGAGCGGTCTTCGCTCAAAGTCCGCTCAACCACGACCCGGAAGCCGCCAGAGCAGCAGGCTTCGCCGATGTCGTAGCACCGCCCACTTTCGCCGTGGTCATCCAAGAAGCAGGCCTCGCCCTTCTCTTGGCCGCCCCCGACACTGGCATCGATTTTTCTCGCATCGTGCACGGCGAACAAAAGTTCACCTCCACGCGACCCATCGTCGCTGGCGACGAACTCACCGCCATCCTCACCGTCACGAGCATCAAATCCCTCGGCGGCAACGACATGATCACCGCCGAAACCGCCATCAGTGATGCCGCAGGCGACCACGTCGTCACCGCAACCTCCGTACTCGTCATGAGAGGCACAGAATGAGCGACCTCGTCGTCGGCCAGGAACTCATCACCGGCAAAGTCACCCTCACCCGCTTCTCGCTCGTGCGCTACGCGGGAGCATCCGGAGACTTCAACCCCATCCATTACCGGGATGATGTTGCCGCCTCCGTAGGCCTCCCCGGTGTGCTCGCCCACGGCATGCTCACCATGGGCCTCGCCGTGCAACCCGTCATCGACTGGATGGGCGACCGCGGCGAACTCGTCGAATACGGTGTGCGCTTCACTCGCCCTGTCGTCGTCGACGGCAATGGCGGCGTTGTGGTGACCGTCACCGCCAAGGTTGGCGCGATCGAAGACGACGTAACGCGCATCGACCTCACCGTCAGCGCCAACAACCAAACCGTGCTCGGCAAAGCACAAGTGAGGGTCAAGCTTCACCAATGACCGACACCGTTTCCCCCGACAGCACAGCACCTGCTGAGCCCACCGTGCTCGCCGACCTCACCACCATTCGAGTCGGCGGGCCCGCACGCACGCTAGT is a window from the Salinibacterium sp. NK8237 genome containing:
- a CDS encoding PPC domain-containing DNA-binding protein, with amino-acid sequence MEVLKHHGETLSPRIISVPTRSRGRLTTLTPGRNVLEELTELLREMGTDSGYVELFSGSYTPVSYCVPAGADSERAVSFSEARSVEHAELVYGAVTVGLRDNEPFIHSHCMWIDENQQQLGGHLWPETASGSPAPHAAIYGIYGARWTSADDPETRMPVFTPSIDERNPMPNQLAETGYLETVVARVRPNEDLTTAIVFLCEENGFTSAVVRGGLGSLVGATFFDRSTGGVTHVDGPGTEVISIMGDVALVNGVYETTISCTLVDLHGVVHAGELVPGENAVAVTFELVIQKIS
- a CDS encoding SDR family NAD(P)-dependent oxidoreductase, with product MDKDLEGRVSLVTGAARGIGRAIARTLAERGSHVMLVDVTDGAEAVEEISAATNGDVRVASAIVDVRDRAQVRACVDSVVEQFGSLDILVNNAGTCGRVDLETMDDETWERDIETNLRGTFLFTQAAIYPYMKEQAFGRIINISSISGIMGGPFASGDGSNRSGPAYAASKGGIIAFTKWVAKEVGVLGITSNTVAPGPISTPMTESTNYSLDTHAIKRMGTPEDIATAVAYLASPSSGFVTGDTLKVDGGTAIG
- a CDS encoding TRAP transporter large permease, coding for MVELVLFGSFLGLLLVGVPVAFAMGVSAFLTIVVADGVNALFPTAGIMYASLSSETLLAIPFFILAGVIMEITGISGRLIELADAMVGHQKGGLALTTILAALLFSAISGSGPATVAALGAILIPALAKHGYKKRHAAALVASAGEMGIVIPPSIAFIVFAVVASDYERISIGRLFLAGIVPGLLMAIAFYIVARLLPVETEMAKTNAKNHIDKALGRRNKKLLLTATGDTTYTTANPTVLMTADVDPDDVQVGQRRTRASGPVIARAFVRAIPGLLVPVIILGGIYGGIFTPTESAAVASVYALLVGVFVTRKLNFSGLFRVFTTAGIQAGRIMLIISAATIFAYVITRNQIASQVTDALLALTDNVVVIILLINIMLLIAGMFLDAVSAFYLFIPLFVPVMLELGMDITTIGVVMTINLAIGLVTPPVGIDLFVAAGIAQVPFGEAVKGIWPFLVASLTVLMLLTFIPVLSTGLPDLMGM
- a CDS encoding TRAP transporter small permease; the encoded protein is MFDKILTGAENTIIAVAFSAITLLAFFNVVSRYLLHASIAYTAELVVNLAVLLTLVGAAAAVRLGTHPGFTLLKDSTHGIPRKVVIVIIALAMLAFYLLLLWLGFDMAMKQLESGRLTFALGVPQWIFSMSLPFGAALGALRTVQVVVRELLNKQTEAPLELKGV
- a CDS encoding DctP family TRAP transporter solute-binding subunit encodes the protein MKFVKIAASTLGLALVLTGCSTGSSDSGSDSGLPSYDWDFTITVSDKSSWNAGAERFAEVLDEESDGRIKVNIFTNEQLSGGDSAAGVEQLMNGDKAFSYNSTIIYSGIDPRFGTINAPFLYDSYETADAAIEGGALDAYKELSAEFDVQLLGFGESGFRQITNSKHEILEPADLDGLKFRVPGSSLFLSIFKELGADPVSMNFSEVFTSLQTGTIDGQENPYDVIYSNGLTEVQDYMSVWNYIYDPLILGMNKDMYDALSDDDKALVEMAAAEANEVQKSENRAREAEQLAEMSEIMTVSELSASQLAVFSEAMAPVYDEFTDAWTPELLAAVRPE
- a CDS encoding MaoC family dehydratase N-terminal domain-containing protein; this encodes MPVNKELEGRVFPPTTPYLVGREKVREFARAVFAQSPLNHDPEAARAAGFADVVAPPTFAVVIQEAGLALLLAAPDTGIDFSRIVHGEQKFTSTRPIVAGDELTAILTVTSIKSLGGNDMITAETAISDAAGDHVVTATSVLVMRGTE
- a CDS encoding MaoC/PaaZ C-terminal domain-containing protein, which gives rise to MSDLVVGQELITGKVTLTRFSLVRYAGASGDFNPIHYRDDVAASVGLPGVLAHGMLTMGLAVQPVIDWMGDRGELVEYGVRFTRPVVVDGNGGVVVTVTAKVGAIEDDVTRIDLTVSANNQTVLGKAQVRVKLHQ